The following are from one region of the Syntrophorhabdus sp. genome:
- a CDS encoding type II toxin-antitoxin system HicA family toxin: QVVVPDHKELDRGTLRAIIRAAGLGVEEFKKLL, from the coding sequence GCAAGTGGTCGTACCTGACCATAAGGAACTTGACCGGGGAACACTCCGGGCCATCATAAGGGCGGCCGGTCTAGGGGTGGAAGAGTTCAAGAAACTGTTGTAG